GTATCTTACACTGCACTCTAATGAAACCTTTGAATTTCTTGCTCGCTTGGGCATAATTTTTCTCCTCTTCTTGGGCGGTCTTGACATGGATGTTGAGATGCTCAAAAAGACCGGTGCTGTTGCAACTGTTTCTACCCTCACGGGGGTTTTTGTTCCTCTGGTTCTTGGGTACTTTGGGCTCAGGCTAATGGGATACCCCTCCAAGGAGGCATTTGCCGCCGGGATTTTGTTGACGGCAACCAGCATAGGAATAACTGTTAGGGTAATGATGGATCTTGGCGTTTTGAGGAGCGAGGTAGGAGTGGCTTCTTTGAGTGCGAGCGTTATGGATGACTTCCTTGGAATAGCCCTAATCATATTTGCGGTTGGTACTGGAAGCCTTCTGGGATTAATAAGCAAGATGGCTGTCTTCTTCATCATCACGGGTTTGGTTGCGTGGTATACGATAGAAAAGTACATTCGCTTTTCGGAATGGCTGCATGTGGAGAAAGGGGTCCTTGGTATGGTGCTCGCTTTGATGTTCCTCTTTTCTGCCTTGGCGGAGCACTGGTTTGATGCCGCCATAGAGGGCTCATTTATGACCGGTCTGGTTTTATCAAAACTTCCGGAGGGCAAAAGAATAATGGAAGACGTGAAGGCAATAGCCTATGGTTTTT
The Thermococcus sp. 2319x1 DNA segment above includes these coding regions:
- a CDS encoding cation:proton antiporter is translated as MAPEWVLFTLGVALIFGKIGDHLMERFELPGVLGEILMGMILGNLIYFGLVNPEYLTLHSNETFEFLARLGIIFLLFLGGLDMDVEMLKKTGAVATVSTLTGVFVPLVLGYFGLRLMGYPSKEAFAAGILLTATSIGITVRVMMDLGVLRSEVGVASLSASVMDDFLGIALIIFAVGTGSLLGLISKMAVFFIITGLVAWYTIEKYIRFSEWLHVEKGVLGMVLALMFLFSALAEHWFDAAIEGSFMTGLVLSKLPEGKRIMEDVKAIAYGFLVPVFFVYTGAMLDLRVFTSSEALSLAGVLTTIAVIGKVLGRGIGAMIMGWSTKKALQMGIGSIPRTEVALVDLMVAIHGGAIPESDAPKFIAATLVFITVSVLITPPLLRWAFKEEIEAMKQGKAEKRVEAVQETKRRISLLKRPRRNR